The DNA segment AAGGTTTTAGCAAATGTTAATAATTTTCCAGATTCTTGGGTATTTGTTTTACATGATAGATATGGTGATACACAAAAAAAAGTAAATAAGCTATACCCACATATTCTTAAATACAAGAATAAGAAAGTATATTTTTCAAATATAAAAATAAAAGATACTGGCGATATGCATAAAATATTACATTGTGCAGATTTGGGGTTAGCAACATATTGTCCTAATTTTGCCAATAAATATACGGGAAAAAATATTGAATTTATTGGGCTAGCTTCTGGGAAAATAAGTACTTATTTGCAAAATGGATTACCAATTATAACTACAAAAAATAAAATTTTGGATGAGAGTATTAAAAAGAATAATTTAGGTTTTTCTATAAAAAGTATAGAAGAAATTCCAGTTATATTAGAACACTTTAAACCATCTCGGCATATTAATAAAGCTTGCATAGATTTTTTTTATAAAGAGTTAAGCTTCGATAATTATTCAAAAGATCTATTAAGATTGATAGAAAAATTATTAAATAAGACTGATGAGGTGAATAACATATTAAAAGAAACCAATGAATAAAGATATCTACTATAAAAATTATGAAGAAAGACCCACAAGACTTAGTGTAATTACCGCAACTTATAATGTAGAAAAATTCTTACCTAGATTAATAAAAAGTCTACAAGAGCAAGTCGATAAAGATTTTGAGTGGATCATTTCTGATGGAGTGTCTAGCGATAAGACTTTAGAAATTTTAAAAAATACTGGCGGGATAAATATAAAAGTAATCTCGGGCGAAGACTTTGGGATTTATGATGCTTTAAATAGAGGCATAAAAGCTTGTAATGGAGAATTCTATCTTGTTATCGGTGCTGATGATGAGCTTTATCCAAATGCTATTAAAGATTATAAGAAAGCCATGGGGGATGGTGTAGACATAATAACAGCTTGTATTGATACTAATAATGGCAAAATTGAGCCAAATGGTGGACCAAGATGGCTAAAGGCACAAGCTCACTACATCTCTGGACATGCTGTAGGCTCAATATACCGCACAAGTCTTCATCAAAAACTTGGTTACTATTCAAGAAAATTTCCAATAGCGGCAGATCAGCTATTTGTATTGACTGCTGCAAATTATGGGGCAAAGATAAAAGTTGCAAAAAGTGTTGTAGGTAAATTTTCAAATTATGGAGTTAGTAGTATTGATATGTTAGGAGCTCTTTGTGAATTTTATAGAGTTCAGGTGGTGATGGGCGAAAATAAATTTGTGCAAACTACTCTATTTATTTTAAGACTTATTAAAAATTTTAGAAAATTATAAAGATATATAAATGAAAGACTATGGTGTTTCTATAATAGTTCCCATATATAATGTGGAGAAATATATAGAAAAATGTGCAACTACGCTTTTAGAGCAAGACTATAACAATATAGAGTATATTTTTGTAAATGATTGCACTCCAGATAGTTCTATGAAAATTTTGAAGGACATTATTGAAAGATACCCAAATAGAAAAAGCCATGTAAAAATCATTAATAAAATAAAAAATGAAGGCTTACCGCAAGCTAGAAAAAGTGGGTTGAAAATATCAAGTGGCAAATACATTTTACATGTAGATAGTGACGACTGGGTCGATAAAGATATGGTAAGTTCTTTGATGAGTGAAGCTAGAAAAAGTTATGCAGACATAGTTTGTTTTGACTATATTAAAGAATTTAATAAAAAAAGCGTTGTAAAAAGTTTTTTTTATACAAAAAATTACCCAAAGTCTAATTTGAACTTTGTAAAAGCTATTTTATCTCATGAAATTTCTGTTTCCATGTGTGATAAATTGGTTAAAAGAGAGCTTTATGAAAATGTTGAATTTCCATATTTTTCACACTGTGAAGATAGTTTTGTAAATTTACAGCTTGTTTATTGGGCAAAAAAAATTACTCACATTGCAAAACCATTTTATCACTATAGAACAAATCCTAATTCGCTTTCTAGTAGTTTTTCAAATAATAAAAAAGCCCTTGATGATTTTGCTGATTTTAGCAGAGCTGTAAAGAATTTTTTGATACAAAAAGATCTTTTTGATGAATATTTTAAATTTCACATTCCTACTATTTTAAAATTTACTTTGGATTATTCTGAAAGTGATTTTAAAAAACAAATAAATGCTATATGCCCAGAAGCAAATAATATAAAATATGTTTTTCAAATCAATAGAAATATAATCTATAAAATTTTATATAGCACTGTTTTTATAGGGTTCTCGCAAATTTTTGTTTTTGCAAAAAAAGTATTTATTAGGCTTAGAAATTTTTAGATTCATATGATTGGAGTTGCTATGAAAATTTTTATAATCGGTAATGTCTCGTCTATGATGATAAATTTTAGAGAAGAGCTCATAAAATTACTTGTATCAAAAGGGCATGATGTCTACTGTTTAGTTAGTGACTACAATGAAGAAAGTAGAAAAAAAATAATCTCATTGGGTGCAACACCGCTTGACCATACTTTAAATGCAAAAGGGCTAAATCCATTTAAAGATCTCATTGCTACATATGATTTTATTAAGCTATTTAGGCAGCATAGGCCAGATGCGATTTTTTCTTTTTTTGTTAAACCAGTTATTTTTGTAACTATAGCCGCAAAAATAGCAAGAGTGCCAAGAATAGCAGGCATGATAGAAGGGCTTGGTGGAGCTTTTACAGTTCATAAAAATGGGCAAACAATGAAGGCGAAAATTATCAAAACTATACAAGTTCTTTTATATAAAATTTCACTACCATCTCTTGACGAGCTTATATTTTTAAATAATGACGATAAAAAGGACTTGATTGATAGATACAATATAAAAGCAAAGTCCATAAATATATTAGGTGGTATAGGTGTTGATCTTGATAAATTCTCATATACTAAAGCACCTATTGAACCTATAAATTTTATTTTTATAGCAAGACTTCTTGCAGAAAAGGGAATATTTGAGTATTTGGAAGCAGCTAAAATCGTAAAAGAAAAATATAAAGATGTAAAGTTTTATATATTTGGTAGTTTTGATGAGCACAATCCATTTGGATTAACGCATGAAGAACTAAAACCTTATCTTGATAGTGGTGTAGTTATATACCCTGGCTTCGTAAATAATATAAAAGAACGGATCGTGAATAGTTCTATTTTTGTCTTGCCTTCGTATTACAGAGAAGGTGTGCCAAGAAGTACGCAGGAAGCCATGGCGATAGGAAGGGCAGTAATAACCACAAATAGTGTAGGATGTAAAGAAACTGTTGAAGATAGTGTAAATGGGTTTTTGGTACCACCATTTGATAGTAAAATTTTGGCACAAAAGATGATTTATTTTATACAAAATCCAGAAATGATAGTCCAAATGGGTATAGAAAGCAGAAAAATAGCTGAAGTAAAATTTAATATAAATGAAAAGAATGAAATACTTGTAAAGATTATTATTGGGAAATAGCACATTGCCATTTTTAGGTTTTTAATTTAAAAAATTTTATATTGACTTGACTTCAGCAAGCTTATCGTGATTTAAATAATAAAACCAAGACAAGCTCACTAGTTTTCTAGGCTAGACTTCTACCCCGTTAGTCCACTAACTGATTTTGTATTATTCTTATCAGCCTTTTGTTTTAAAAATTCCTCTTCCTCTTTTGTAGGTTTATACTCACCTTTGAAGAATTTTTCTTAGTATCAATCTTTTGCTCTAGTATCTTTCTCTCATGAATTTTATATGTTGGCTTCAGTACTAAAGATAATTTCTAAAGCTAACGCTATATGCCCTATATCATAGTGGTAGCTTACACATTTTAGCTCTTTAGGAGTGCCAAGGGGTTTTTGTGGCGATAACTTGTGAGTTGCCGATATTGACCGGATAGTTTTCATCTTTACCGATAACTGTGAAACAAGTGTTAGCTAATTCCAATTTTATCCATTACATTTACTGCTTATAAATAAATTTAATTACTAAAGAATTAAGCTAAATAAAATAGAAAATAAAATATAATCCCAAATCTTTGGTCCCGTAGCTCAGTTGGTAGAGCACTACCTTGACATGGTAGTGGTCGATGGTTCGAGTCCATTCGGGGCCACCACTTCTAATAAAATATCCTAAACAAGAGATTTAAAAATTAATTATTAGTAAATTTTTTAAAGATTCGGTAAAGATTTATTTCAAATAATCTTTCACATCATACTCTTTGCCAGCATCGTGATCTTTTAAAAGTTTTGCCACGATAGGGCTTAAAATGATGATGGCAATTAAATTTGGCACAACCATCAAGCCATTAAACATATCTGCTAGGCTCCAGACAAAATCAACCTTTTGCAAGCTTCCCAAAAATACAAAAACGACTACTAAAATTTGAAAAGCTCTGACCGCTTTTGCCCCAAGAAGGTATCTTACATTGATCTCAGCAAAATAGTACCATCCAAGAATCGTTGTGAACGCAAAGAAAAATAGGCAAACAGCTACGAAGCTATATCCGCCAACCTTGCCAAAGATATGCGATGAGAAGGCTTCTTGCACCAAGGTGATACCTGTAAAGACTGCCTTGCCGTTTTCAAAGCTGATGACATTTGCGGTAAGTACTACAAAAACGGTTATATTTAAAACGATAAAAGTATCTACAAATACGCTCATTATGCCAAGTACTGCTTGATCGACCGGGTGTTTGACATTAGCTGCGGCGTGCGCGTGTGGAGTTGAGCCCATGCCAGCTTCATTGCTAAAAAGGCCCCTTGCTATGCCGTATCTCATCGCAGCTGCTATACTAGCTCCAGTCGCTCCACCCCACGCAGCTGAAGGATCAAATGCTGCTTTGTAGATAAGCAAAACTGCATCTGGAATTTCGTGAAAATTTAAAGCGATAATGATTAGTCCAACACCTACATAAAGTAAAGCCATCAAAGGCACGATCTTTTCAGCCACTCTTGCGATCGCCTTTACGCCACCTATAAAGATGACCGCACAGACGATTGCTAAAAAAGCTCCAGTTATCCACTGAGGTATACCAAAGGCACCTTTAAAGCCGTCTGAGATCGAGTTTGCTTGCACCATATTTCCGATAAAGCCAAGTGCGATAATGATGGCGATAGCGAAAAATCCAGCTAAAATTTTTGCCCATTTTCCCTTTAATCCACGACTTATATAAAATGCTGGACCGCCTATCGTGTGACCGCTGTCATCTTCTGTGCGGTAAATTTGAGCTAGGCAAATTTCAGCAAAATTTGTAGCCATGCCTAAAAATGCAGCGCACCACATCCAAAATATCGCTCCAGGGCCACCCATGATAAGAGCTGTTGTCGCGCCTACTAGATTGCCGGTGCCAACTTGTGCGGCGATCGCAGTTGCAACTGCTTGAAACTGGCTCATACCAGCCTTGCCAGCAGCTTCGCCGTGAAGCGAGAAATTCCCAAAAAGTTCTCTTAGGCCCATTTTAAACTTAAAAATTTGAACAAACCCAAGCCTAATAGTAAAAAATAGTCCGGTGCCGCAAAGTAGGGCGATAAGGAAGTATGGACCCCAAAGAAATGAATTTATACTCTCAACGCAATTATTTAAAATTTCAGCAAAATTTGTAAGCATTTTCTTAACTTTCATTGGTGTAGTTTAGAGAGCGAGTATATTTAAAAAAATATAAAATTAAAATAAATAAGAAAAATTTTTTAGCTTGGTTTAAAATTTTGTGCTAGTTTCGGCTTACTCGCTGTGAACTTGCTTTTACTAGCAAGATTTTACGACCAATATTTTTACGCTCTAAGGCGTTTTTTGATTGATAATTTCTAAATTTATCCCACAGTGAAGGTTTAGAATGGCTAAAATTATTTCTTGATTTTTGGATTTTAAAATTAGATTTTTGCGTGTTTCAGACGGCTTTTACGAGAAATTTGCAATCTTTCTTGTGCGGATATAACTTGGCAAAACGTATTTGACTCTTGGTTTTGCTAAAAATCTTATAAAGCACGTTATAAGCGGTTTTGGTATTAAATTTTTACTTCATTGTTATTTGCTGGATTTGCCGTATTTTGTCCGTAAATCGCCGCCCAAAGTTGTTTAAAAATTTCTGGAAATTCGCTTGCTATGCCATAAGCCGTCGTTAATCTACTCCAACGTCTTCTATCTTTAAATTTAAAACAGACCTTTCAAATTGACAGAGTAAAGCCTAAATTTTACCCTTTGACCTTATCTTTTCTAGCCACTCATTTAGCGTTTTTTCAAAGCCTATGTCCTTGCTTTTGTAAAAAACGAGCGGTTTTTCTAGATATTTTTGCTCGACCCAGCCACCAAAATCATGCGGATAAAGGTAGTCTTTGCTCTCTTTTGTGTGGTTTTTTAGATATGGCGGGATCTTTAAAATTTCCTCGCTTTGCACGTATCTTAGGGCGGCATTTATCGCGTTATAGCTGGAGTTTGACTTTGGCGAGCTAGCTAGATAGACGGCGCACTGAGCTAGTATTATCCTAGCCTCTGGAAAGCCTATCTCTTTTACCGCACTTAGTGTGCTTGCGGCTAAATTTAGCGCATTTGGGTTTGCATTGCCGATGTCTTCGCTGGCAAATATCGCCATCCTTCTAGCGATGAAGTCCGCACTCTCGCCAGAGTCTATGAGCCTTGCGAGATAGTAGATAACGGCGTTTTCGTCGCTTCCACGTAGGCTTTTTATAAAAGCGCTTGCTAGCTCGTAGTGCGTATCATCCTCTTTTGCTCCCTCTTTTAGGGCGTTTTGACGCAGTGTCTTTAAATTTTCCAGACTCACATTTTCATCAAGCGTGATGGCAAATTCTAGTAAATTTAGCATAGCTCTTGCGTCGCCACCGCTACTTTTAAATAGATATTCTTTGGCTTCCTCGTCTATGCTAAATGAAATTTGCTCTCTTATCTTGCCAAGAAGCTCCTCAAAATCGCCACTGCTAAGCGGCCTAAACTCAAAGAGCATAGAGCGACTTCTGATGCCTGAGCTTAGCGTGAAAAAGGGATTTTCCGTGCTAGCACCGATGACTAAGGCTTTGTAGTTTTCCATGGGAATTAGCAGTGCTTCTTGTTGGGTTTTGCTTAGGCGGTGGATCTCGTCTATGAAAAAGAGTGGCTTATTTAAGGCGTTTTCGTAGTTTTTTAAAATTTTGCGAAAGTCATCTATCTTTAAATTTCCGCCATCAAATTCGTAAAAGTCGTAGTTTGCGCCGCTTGCTACTGCTCTTGCAAAGCTCGTCTTGCCACAGCCTGCTGGACCATAAAAGATGGAGTGTGGGATTTTGTTAGAGGCTATAAATTTTAAAAATGCTGCTTTAACCGCTTTTTGTCCGCAAATTTCATCCAAGCTTTTTGGTCTAAACATCAGTGCAAGTGAGCTCAAATTTCTTCCTTTACTTTGCTGGTTTTGGCAAAATTTTAGCTTTCGCGCTAAGACTTTCTATCTTAAACTCATAAATTTTAGTAATCTTTAACCCATACTGAGCCGCTGTTTCAAAGGTGTTCATCGCATAAGCTGTATATTTTAGGCTGAGAATTTTTAAAATTTCATATTTTTTAGCTTCGTCTGTGATCTCGTAAACTCTAGTTTTTGCGATGGCACTTTTATACTCAGTCGTAAAAACCTTACCTCCAAGTGCCTTGCCGTCGTCTTTTATCGCATCTAACTCGCTTTCGCTTAGATGTGGGACTTTGTTAAAACTAACGCAGACAAACTCCACTTTTCGTCCATCTTGAAGTAGTTTTGCCTTACAGCCAGCGGTAGCTCCGTGTATAAAAATGCTTTCACCAACTCTAACAGGCGAGATCGGTACGCTAAAAATTTCTCCCTCATCATCCACACATGAAATTACCGCATATTCACATTCATCTATGATTTTTAGGCCATCTTCACGGCTTAGCTCTCTATCTTTTCGTCTCATTTTTTATCCTTTTTTTGAAAGAGCATTTTAAAATTTAAGTGCTTAAAGGCTAGTATAACGCAAAAATTTCAAGGAAAAACATGAGAAAAATAGCCATTTTTGCCATTTTATTTGGCATAAACTTAGTCCATGCAAACGATGTTTGCAATGAATATATCAAGCAAAGTAGGCTATATCTTGACGAGCTTTATGCCAAAGAGAGCAAGCGACTTGCAAATGATGAAAAGGAGCTAAGGCTTTTTGAGCTTAAATTTGATGAGTTTAAACAAAGACAAAGCGGCCAAGAAGCCATAATTTTGCAAAACAAAGATGAGAAATTTTGCAAAAGAAAGCTTGAAGAGACAAACAAACTTTTAAATGATCTAAAAAAATAGATCAAATTTTTACGTTTAGATCCCAGTCTATTGGTGTTTTGCCATGGTTTGCTAGATAGATATTTGCTTTTGAGAAGTGACGGCAGCCAAAAAATGCGCCACGAGCCAGTGGGCTTGGATGTGCTGCCTCTAAGATGAGGTGCTTGCTGGCGTCAATGAGCGGTGCTTTGGCTCTAGCTGGATTGCCCCAAAGCATGAAAACTACGTTTTGTAAATTTTCGCTTATCTTTTTTATTACAGCGTCAGTAAAGCCCTGCCAGCCAAAGCTTGCGTGGGAATTTGCCACTCCAGCACTAACACTTAAAGTTGAGTTTAGAAGCAGCACGCCTTGCTTTGCCCACTTTGTAAGATCGCCACTATTTGGCTCTTTTGTGCCAAGATCAGCGTAAATTTCTTTATAAATATTCACAAGACTTGGGGGGACTTTTACACCACTAGGCACTGAAAAGCTTAGCCCCATGGCTTGATTTGCGCCATGGTATGGATCTTGGCCTAGGATGACGACTTTGACAGAGTGAAATGGCGTTAGGTTAAATGCATTAAATATAAGCGCGCTTGGCGGATAGACGGTGCCAGTGCTCTTTGCTTTTAAGAAATTTTCTTTGATACGCGCGAAATTTTCACTCAAAAACTCATCTTTTAGCACCTCTTTCCAACTTGGCTCGATCTTTATGTCGTCTAAATTTATCTGCATTTTTCTGCCTTTTGTAAGTTTTAGCGGTATAATTTTAACTAAAATTTATCTAAAGGAAAGAGCTGTGTCTGAGCAAATTTTTAATAAGATCTATGAGCTTCTTAGCAAGAATGAAGCTAAATTTAAAGTTCTAAATCATGAGAGTGCGACCACTTCAGAAGAGGTGGCAAAACTTAGGGGAACAAAGATGAGCCAAGGCGCAAAGGCTCTAGTTTGCTCTATAAAAGGGGTAGATGAGGAAAAATTTAGGCAAATTTTTAAAGATGAAAATGTGCTAAATGATTATTTGCTAAGCGATGAAAAGCCAGCGATGAAGGCTGGTAAAATTTATATTTTGGCTATTTTGCCAGCTGATATGCAGGCAAATCTTGATAGCTTGACACAAAAATTTGACGGCAAAAGGGCAAGCCTAGCTAGTCCAGATGAAGTTTTGGCATTGGCAGATTGTGTTTTTGGTTCAGTGCCACCGTTTAGCTTTCATAAAAATTTACACATTGTAGTTGATGAAAGGTTACTACAAAGAAACGATGAGATCGCATTTAATGCGGGACTACTTGATAGATCGATCATTTTAAATACAAAAGATTATACAAAGATAGTGCGACCAACGCTAATAAATTTTGCAGAATGAAAAAGTGCTAGGCTAACCACTTCCTAGCACTAAATATTGTCGGGAGAAAAATGAATTTAAATAATGCAAAGACGAGAAATTGCTAAATTCATTTCAAGAACAAATATTATCAGGCATAATCTTAAAGTATAATAAATTATATAAATAAAAAGCTTTAAATTTAGGGATTTATACATTTAAATATAAATATATATATTTCATAAATAAATTTATAGATCAAAGCTTGTGGATTTAAAAAGAATTTATAAAAATTTGCTTAGTAAATATTAAGTTTAGCTTAAAGCCCATTTAGATAAAATCCTTAATCGTTCTTTTATCGTAAAAAAGACAATTTGATATAAGGAAAAACAATGAGCGATATCATCGCATACAAACTAAATGGCGAAATAGTCGATACTCAAAGTATCGCAGGGCGTGAGAGTAGTGCTGAGCCTATCTATTTTGACAACTCAAAAGAGGCACTACACGTTATCAGACACTCCTGTGCGCACCTCATGGCACAAGCTATCAAATCACTCTATCCAAAGGCGAAATTCTTTGTCGGACCAAATGTAGAAGATGGATTTTATTATGATTTTAGAGTTGATGATGAGGGTACGAAGCTAGGCGAGAGCGATCTAGCAGTGATCGAAGATAAGATGAAAGAGCTTGCTGAGAAGAAAATTGATATCATCAAAACCTGCTCAACCAAAGCTAATATGAGCGATAAATTTAAAGATGACGACCTAAAGCAAGAGGTCTTAAAAAGAATCCCAGATGGTGAAGTTAGCAGCTACTCACAAGGTGATTTTGAAGATCTTTGCCGTGGACCACACGTACCAAATACTAAATTTTTAAAATTTTTCAAGCTTACACGTGTGGCTGGGGCTTATCTTGGCGGAGATGAGAACCGTGAGATGCTAACTAGAATTTACGGCACAGCTTACGCAGACAAAGAGAGTCTAAAAGAGCACATCCGCATCATCGAAGAGGCTAAAAAGCGCGATCACAGAAAGCTTGGCGTCGAGATGAAGCTATTTACATTTGATGAAGAAGTGGGTGGCGGTTTGCCTATCTGGCTACCAAATGGCGGACGCTTAAGATCAAAACTAGAGCAGCTCTTATACAAAGCCCACCGCGACCGCGGCTATGAGCCAGTGCGAGGTCCTGAGCTTTTAAAGGCTGACGTGTGGAGAAGAAGCGGCCACTACGCAAACTACAAAGAAAATATGTACTTTACAACGATCGATGAGACAGAGTATGGCATCAAGCCGATGAACTGCGTTGGTCACATCAAAGTTTATCAAAGTGACATCCGCTCTTACCGCGATCTCCCGCTTAAATTTTTTGAATACGGCGTCGTGCACCGTCATGAGAAAAGCGGCGTGCTTCACGGACTTTTCAGGGTTCGCGAATTTGCTCAAGATGACTCACATATCTTTTGTATGCCAAGCCAGATCAAAGAAAATATCTTAGAAATTTTAAAATTTGCTGGCACGATAATGGAAAATTTTGGTTTCCACTATGAGATGGAGATATCAACCAAGCCAGCCAAAGCGATCGGTGGCGATGAAATTTGGGATACAGCTACAAAAGCGCTAAAAGAAGCTCTTGATGAAAATGGCTTTAAGTACGGCATCGACGAGGGCGGCGGCGCATTTTATGGACCAAAGATCGACATTAAGATAACTGACGCGCTTAAGAGAAAGTGGCAGTGCGGCACGATACAAGTTGATTTTAACTTGCCAGAGCGCTTTGATCTAGGCTACATCGACGCAAATAACGAAAGACAGCGCCCTGTAATGCTTCACAGAGCCTTGCTTGGCAGTTTTGAGAGATTTATAGGAATTTTACTTGAGCACACTGCTGGCGAGCTACCATTTTTCATAGCTCCTACGCAAGTCGTCATCGTGCCTATTAGCGACGCGCATTTAGACTACGCAAAAGAAATTTCACGCGAGCTAAGAAAGATCAACGTCGATAGCGAGATCGCAAGTAAAAATGAGAGTTTAAATAAGAGAATAAGAACGGCAGAAAAACAAAGGGTGCCTATGATAGTCGTGCTAGGTGACAACGAAGTAGCGAACAAGAGCGTTGCATTGCGCGACAGACAGGCTAGGACGCAGAGCGATATGAGCTTGGCGGAATTTATAAATTTAACGAAGGAGAAACTTAGTGAGGTACATTTTTGAGTAAGGAAAATGAAGTATTGCTCAATGAGGACATAAGGGCGAGAGAGGTAAGATGTGTAGGGGATGATGGCACGGCATACGGTGTCATCTCAAGAGATGAGGCTTTAGAGATCTCAAATAAGCTTGGGCTTGATCTAGTGCTTATAGCGCCAGATGCGAAGCCGCCAGTTTGCAAGATAATGGACTACGGCAAATTCCGCTATCAGCAAGAGAAAAAGCAAAAAGAGGCCAAGAAAAAGCAAAAAACCATCGAGATAAAAGAGATAAAACTCTCTGTCAAGATCGCCCAAAACGATATAAACTACAAGGTTAAACACGCAAGCGAGTTTTTGCAAGATGGCAAACACGTTAAATTTCGTGTATTTTTAAAGGGTCGCGAGATGAGCACCCCAGAGGCTGGCGTAGCCATGCTTGAGAAGGTCTGGGAGATGATCAAAGATGAGGCTGACCGCGACAAAGAGCCTATAATAGAAGGTCGTTATGTAAATATGCTTGTAACTCCAAAAAAGGGTTAAATTCTCACAAAGAGCAGGCTAGGGCTTGCTCTTTTTTATTAAATTTTTAATACAAAAACTCACAAATAACTATTTTCAAAAATTCTATCATTTTTATATCTGCTAAATTTACGCAATGGTGTTTGCGGTTGATGTGGCTTGTGAGTTTGTAAATTTAAGTGTTTGTGCGAATGTTTTTAGCTAAATTTTGTCTAATTGCAGGTTAAATTTGGTAAGAAACTTGATTATTTGTAGCTTAAATTTAGCAAATTTTAAATTCCCTTGTTCGAATTTAATTGTCTTGCTGTCACTCGCAAAAGCGCTGTGCCTAAAACTTCTTGTGAGTTTTAAATTTTGTTTTTTATATGCTTGAGTGAGAGTTTTTAAGCTAAATTTTGCCTATGAGCTAGCTAAATTTGGCAAAGAGAATATCACTTTAATAATACTTTTTACAAAAGCTTTGACTACTTTTGGTTTTATTTGATGAGCAAATTTGGTAAGAAACTTGATTATTTGTAGCTTAAATTTATCAAATTTTAATCTTTGCTTAGCAGAATTTAATCATTTTGACATCGCTTGCGTGAGTGCTTTATTGAAATTTGACCAAGCAAACGCAGGCTATTAGAGTAAATTTGAACTTCTTGTGAGCTTGTAGATTTATGGTGCGTTATGGTGCGTGTGCGAGTGCCGTGAGCTAAATTTCATCTAATAGGTTGCTGAACTTGACGAGAGAAATATAGCTTTAATAAGTGCCCTTTGCAAATCTTTTGACTGCTTTTATTTTATTTGGAGCTAAATTTAGCAAATAATTTCTTTATTTATAGCTTAAATTTATAAAATTTTAATTTTTGTTTGCTGGAATTTTTTCTATTTTTTATCGCTCGCATGGATGCTTTACAGAAATTTGACTGGGTGAGAGCCGCATACTAGAGTAAAAATAAAAGCTTCTTTTGAGTAAATTCGATATTTGTAGTGTTTATGCGAGTGCTTTGAGCTAAATTTTGCCTAATAGCTGGTTAAATTTAATAAGTGAAATTTGGTTTTTCTTGTAAAAATGCGAGTAGTTTTTATCGCTTTAAAATGCTTTTTTGCGAAGGATTTGACTGCTTTTGTTTTATGTGGTAGCAAAATTTGATAAGAGAAATTTAGGTGTGGCTTAAATTTATAAAATTTAACTATCTCTTGCCAAAAATGTGCTCTGTTATCCGTTTGAGAAATTTTAGGTTTTGCTCGCTTTTTGGTAGGATTTTGTCATTTAGCCTTATTATGCCGAAGTTGCAAGCGCTATGAAAATTTCTCTCTCGCAACTCATTTGCTGCAAATTTCTTTATCGTCAAACAAGCCACGCATAGACCGCACCACTCGTGCAATCAAGCAAAAATATCCACAGGATGCTCCACGGCAAAAACTTTCAATTTTACTGCTCAAACCTTGCCGCTCCACCATTTGCCGTCATGTCAGCTTTTTTAGCAAAATTTATACTAAA comes from the Campylobacter concisus ATCC 51562 genome and includes:
- a CDS encoding glycosyltransferase: MNKDIYYKNYEERPTRLSVITATYNVEKFLPRLIKSLQEQVDKDFEWIISDGVSSDKTLEILKNTGGINIKVISGEDFGIYDALNRGIKACNGEFYLVIGADDELYPNAIKDYKKAMGDGVDIITACIDTNNGKIEPNGGPRWLKAQAHYISGHAVGSIYRTSLHQKLGYYSRKFPIAADQLFVLTAANYGAKIKVAKSVVGKFSNYGVSSIDMLGALCEFYRVQVVMGENKFVQTTLFILRLIKNFRKL
- a CDS encoding glycosyltransferase family 2 protein — its product is MKDYGVSIIVPIYNVEKYIEKCATTLLEQDYNNIEYIFVNDCTPDSSMKILKDIIERYPNRKSHVKIINKIKNEGLPQARKSGLKISSGKYILHVDSDDWVDKDMVSSLMSEARKSYADIVCFDYIKEFNKKSVVKSFFYTKNYPKSNLNFVKAILSHEISVSMCDKLVKRELYENVEFPYFSHCEDSFVNLQLVYWAKKITHIAKPFYHYRTNPNSLSSSFSNNKKALDDFADFSRAVKNFLIQKDLFDEYFKFHIPTILKFTLDYSESDFKKQINAICPEANNIKYVFQINRNIIYKILYSTVFIGFSQIFVFAKKVFIRLRNF
- a CDS encoding glycosyltransferase family 4 protein — protein: MKIFIIGNVSSMMINFREELIKLLVSKGHDVYCLVSDYNEESRKKIISLGATPLDHTLNAKGLNPFKDLIATYDFIKLFRQHRPDAIFSFFVKPVIFVTIAAKIARVPRIAGMIEGLGGAFTVHKNGQTMKAKIIKTIQVLLYKISLPSLDELIFLNNDDKKDLIDRYNIKAKSINILGGIGVDLDKFSYTKAPIEPINFIFIARLLAEKGIFEYLEAAKIVKEKYKDVKFYIFGSFDEHNPFGLTHEELKPYLDSGVVIYPGFVNNIKERIVNSSIFVLPSYYREGVPRSTQEAMAIGRAVITTNSVGCKETVEDSVNGFLVPPFDSKILAQKMIYFIQNPEMIVQMGIESRKIAEVKFNINEKNEILVKIIIGK
- a CDS encoding alanine/glycine:cation symporter family protein — translated: MLTNFAEILNNCVESINSFLWGPYFLIALLCGTGLFFTIRLGFVQIFKFKMGLRELFGNFSLHGEAAGKAGMSQFQAVATAIAAQVGTGNLVGATTALIMGGPGAIFWMWCAAFLGMATNFAEICLAQIYRTEDDSGHTIGGPAFYISRGLKGKWAKILAGFFAIAIIIALGFIGNMVQANSISDGFKGAFGIPQWITGAFLAIVCAVIFIGGVKAIARVAEKIVPLMALLYVGVGLIIIALNFHEIPDAVLLIYKAAFDPSAAWGGATGASIAAAMRYGIARGLFSNEAGMGSTPHAHAAANVKHPVDQAVLGIMSVFVDTFIVLNITVFVVLTANVISFENGKAVFTGITLVQEAFSSHIFGKVGGYSFVAVCLFFFAFTTILGWYYFAEINVRYLLGAKAVRAFQILVVVFVFLGSLQKVDFVWSLADMFNGLMVVPNLIAIIILSPIVAKLLKDHDAGKEYDVKDYLK
- a CDS encoding replication-associated recombination protein A, translating into MFRPKSLDEICGQKAVKAAFLKFIASNKIPHSIFYGPAGCGKTSFARAVASGANYDFYEFDGGNLKIDDFRKILKNYENALNKPLFFIDEIHRLSKTQQEALLIPMENYKALVIGASTENPFFTLSSGIRSRSMLFEFRPLSSGDFEELLGKIREQISFSIDEEAKEYLFKSSGGDARAMLNLLEFAITLDENVSLENLKTLRQNALKEGAKEDDTHYELASAFIKSLRGSDENAVIYYLARLIDSGESADFIARRMAIFASEDIGNANPNALNLAASTLSAVKEIGFPEARIILAQCAVYLASSPKSNSSYNAINAALRYVQSEEILKIPPYLKNHTKESKDYLYPHDFGGWVEQKYLEKPLVFYKSKDIGFEKTLNEWLEKIRSKGKI
- a CDS encoding pyridoxamine 5'-phosphate oxidase family protein translates to MRRKDRELSREDGLKIIDECEYAVISCVDDEGEIFSVPISPVRVGESIFIHGATAGCKAKLLQDGRKVEFVCVSFNKVPHLSESELDAIKDDGKALGGKVFTTEYKSAIAKTRVYEITDEAKKYEILKILSLKYTAYAMNTFETAAQYGLKITKIYEFKIESLSAKAKILPKPAK